From Cecembia calidifontis, one genomic window encodes:
- a CDS encoding IS1634 family transposase, translated as MYFKFSLRKHPDTGRLSGYYRLVESYRNADNRVCHRTILNIGFMEDAAPEQLNKIQKHLTEKYEHKASLFDLEEDPIVRRYVEDFWNRIVSSKKLDIKSEQQLSRMVDMDTIQHSNAREIGAENIAFQTWEKLQLTPLLLSAGFSAEDASLAATQVVSRAVYPASELKTVRWIKENSAVCELTGYDMDKITKDKLYKSALELYKVKDSLEKHLSKRTNELFDLQDKIILYDLTNTYFEGEKPNSKLAQYGRSKEKRKDAKLVVLALVVNVEGFIKYSSILEGNIADCNTLAAMIEKLSVHTCTGPAVVVLDAGIATEENLHLIQSKGYSYLCVSRTKLKDYSYVPDRLTTLLETKSKQNIRLRAVSTEKNTDYYLEVKSPSKEKKEEGMKLQFEERFEQELQKIHHALNSKGGVKKTDKVHQRIGRAKEKYPSVQYYYEITVESDPKTEQATAMSWKKNPEREQAKADNLGIYFLRTNLNVQEEYIIWNIYNTIREIENAFRTLKTDLDLRPIYHKNDDATMAHLHLGILAYWIVNTVRYQLKQNGIKSCWGEIVRIGNTQKVITTSGKNTYDKIITTRKCTVPNKNLKEIYDILQAKYQPFTKRKSVVHKLELKKTEIPKLQLLTGG; from the coding sequence ATGTATTTCAAGTTCTCTTTACGTAAACATCCCGACACGGGAAGACTGAGTGGGTATTACCGGCTGGTGGAAAGTTACCGTAATGCGGACAACAGAGTGTGTCATCGCACTATCCTGAATATAGGTTTCATGGAGGATGCCGCACCCGAGCAGCTCAACAAAATACAGAAACACCTTACCGAGAAGTATGAGCACAAGGCTTCTCTTTTTGACCTGGAGGAAGATCCAATCGTCAGACGCTATGTTGAAGACTTCTGGAATCGGATCGTATCTTCCAAGAAGCTGGATATCAAGTCGGAACAGCAGCTGTCACGGATGGTGGATATGGATACCATCCAGCACAGTAATGCCAGAGAAATAGGAGCTGAGAATATTGCTTTCCAGACATGGGAGAAGCTGCAGCTTACACCTTTATTACTTTCGGCGGGATTCAGCGCCGAAGATGCAAGTCTTGCAGCCACACAGGTTGTATCCCGTGCGGTATACCCCGCTTCCGAACTCAAAACTGTCCGTTGGATAAAGGAAAACTCGGCAGTCTGTGAGCTTACGGGCTATGATATGGATAAAATAACCAAGGACAAGCTGTACAAAAGTGCGCTTGAGCTATACAAAGTCAAAGATTCACTCGAAAAGCACCTTTCCAAACGTACCAATGAACTCTTTGATCTACAGGATAAGATCATCCTTTATGACCTGACCAACACCTACTTTGAGGGAGAAAAACCGAACAGTAAGCTGGCACAATACGGGAGGAGTAAGGAAAAAAGAAAAGATGCGAAACTTGTTGTGCTGGCACTGGTAGTGAATGTGGAAGGGTTTATCAAGTACTCCTCTATCCTGGAAGGAAACATAGCAGACTGCAACACACTTGCCGCAATGATTGAAAAGCTTTCCGTCCACACCTGTACAGGACCTGCGGTAGTGGTACTCGATGCAGGCATAGCCACCGAAGAAAACCTGCATCTTATCCAGAGCAAAGGATACAGCTACCTCTGTGTAAGCAGGACAAAACTCAAGGATTATAGCTATGTGCCCGACAGGCTTACAACTCTGCTGGAAACAAAATCAAAGCAGAACATCAGACTCAGAGCAGTGTCCACAGAAAAAAACACAGACTATTATTTAGAAGTCAAAAGCCCTTCCAAAGAGAAGAAAGAGGAAGGCATGAAGCTACAGTTCGAAGAAAGGTTTGAACAGGAACTGCAAAAAATACACCATGCTCTCAACAGCAAGGGAGGGGTCAAAAAAACCGATAAAGTCCACCAGCGCATCGGGAGGGCCAAAGAAAAGTATCCATCAGTCCAGTATTATTATGAGATCACTGTTGAAAGTGACCCTAAAACAGAACAGGCGACAGCAATGTCATGGAAGAAAAACCCGGAACGGGAGCAGGCAAAAGCTGATAATCTGGGTATCTATTTTTTACGGACAAACCTGAACGTGCAGGAGGAGTACATCATCTGGAATATCTATAACACTATCAGGGAAATAGAAAATGCTTTCCGCACCCTCAAAACCGACTTGGACCTTAGACCGATTTACCATAAAAATGATGATGCCACCATGGCGCATCTACATCTGGGAATCCTTGCATATTGGATAGTCAATACAGTGAGGTACCAGCTCAAACAGAATGGAATAAAAAGCTGCTGGGGTGAAATAGTAAGAATAGGCAACACACAAAAGGTCATCACTACATCAGGGAAAAACACCTATGACAAAATCATTACCACACGCAAGTGTACAGTTCCAAACAAAAACCTAAAAGAAATTTACGATATTCTTCAGGCCAAATACCAACCGTTTACAAAAAGAAAATCCGTAGTACACAAACTTGAACTCAAAAAAACAGAAATACCCAAATTACAGCTACTTACAGGCGGATAG